The nucleotide sequence ATTGGCACTTTACCGCCATGACCACGATCACAGCCACGACCATAGTCACAGTCACGAGGCCGCTGAATAATGCTGGATGATTTCATGACCCGTGCAATGCTTGCGGGGGTTGGCGTTGCTTTTGCTGCAGCCCCACTAGGCTGTTTCGTGGTCTGGCGGCGCATGGCTTACTTCGGGGATGCCACGGCCCATGCGGCAATCCTTGGGATTGCATTTGCGCTTGCGTTTGAACTGTCGATCTTTGTGGGGGCCACGGCTGTGGCGCTGGTGATGGCACTCACTGTGACTTACTTGTCCGGTCGCGGCTATGCGATGGACACGCTTTTGGGTGTGCTGGCTCATTCGGCACTGGCCTTCGGACTTGTTGCCGTTTCATTTCTGTCGGGTGTCCGGATTGATCTGATGGCATATCTGTTTGGTGATATCCTTGCTGTTTCCCGCACGGACCTCGTGGTGATCTGGGGCGGGGCTGCGATGGTCGTTGCATTGATCCTATGGCGATGGTCGGCCCTACTCACCTCAACGCTGAATGAGGAACTGGCCTATGCAAGCGGGCTGAACCCCAAACGCGAACAGCTCATATTGACGGTCGCGTTGGCCATCACCGTGGCTGTCGCGATCAAAGTTGTCGGCGTTCTTTTGATCGCGGCCATGTTGATCATCCCAGCAGCGGCGGCGCGCGGGCTTGCCCGAACACCCGAAGCCATGGCCGGGATTGCGGCCATCATCGGTGCCATCTCTGCCATTGCAGGTCTGCAGGGGGCCTATGTTTTCGACACCCCGGCGGGGCCCTCCATCGTA is from Yoonia sp. GPGPB17 and encodes:
- a CDS encoding metal ABC transporter permease — encoded protein: MLDDFMTRAMLAGVGVAFAAAPLGCFVVWRRMAYFGDATAHAAILGIAFALAFELSIFVGATAVALVMALTVTYLSGRGYAMDTLLGVLAHSALAFGLVAVSFLSGVRIDLMAYLFGDILAVSRTDLVVIWGGAAMVVALILWRWSALLTSTLNEELAYASGLNPKREQLILTVALAITVAVAIKVVGVLLIAAMLIIPAAAARGLARTPEAMAGIAAIIGAISAIAGLQGAYVFDTPAGPSIVCVAAILFTGLNLIGWRNGAGA